The genomic stretch AGAAAATGTTAATATAAACAAACATATAACAAATATCTACCGCATCTATTATTATACTAAAATATAAACTATGAAAAACAGTAATTTTTACAACAAATGTCAAATACACAAAATGTGACTTCAAGAGGGCAACTCATGCTTTCGTACTACAATCCTCCATTATTCTTCTACTGCAAAAACCAAAAATCTAAAGTTAGAGAGTTCTATCTAACTTTTAATATGTAGGCAACTAAAATAAATCAAAAGGCATAAAAATTTACCTTGGTCTCAATACATAGAAGCTAAGAGATAATTCTTCTTCTCACTCAATGGAAGAGCTTTGAGAACGGTTAGTTTCTTCGGACTATCAATCAACtgatttattgctttataacGTAGAGTATCATCAGAATTGAAAATTATCTTCGTTTCATTCAACACTTCTTGCACCACTTCTTGAGCAATTCCTTCCATCTTTTTTCTACTAACTTGCACAAAATCTTTCAATGACTCTGCCAATTCTCTCATAGAATTTATCATTCCCTCTATGTCTTTATCTTTATTAGCACAGGTACattgtatttttttctttgttgCGGAATTTGGTTCCTCTGAATCAATATATAAAGTTGAACCTTTTTCATCTACACTTGCTTCATTGCTCATGACATCATCCTCATCAAATGCATGTTCTACTTGAACTCCACTTGCCCTATCTTCCGCACATATATCTACAATATCATTCCAATTCAGAATGACCATAAATCGGAATCTTTTGGCTTCTTCATGTGacttaaaaacaaaagaaaacaataataatcACTACAATGACCATGGATGGGCGGGTGTATAACTCAAACAAAGCAAACTAAGCATGATCTACTTAAACTGCAGGAAAAAAACAACAATATTAAAGATAACAACTAACAAGTATagagagaaaaaagaaataaagctCCACAATTTGGTAACTAAACAATCAGTACCAACTGTATGAGTATACTGCAGTGCAGATCCTCTACTGTCAATCGCCTTTCTTCATGCATGGAGCTCACTAGTCTCAAACAACTATACATTGCTCACTCAATCAACTATGTATCAACATGacagaaatataaaataaaagccaATCTGAGTTATTCAGTAGCCAGTATGTAGTAAATCACAATTCAAATCAAAGTGCAACAACTAGCGCATGTGTTATCATTTCACAACATATACTAAGAACAGACGAAACCAACATCAAAAAACTTGACATGAAATTTAACTTCAcgtaagaaataaaataaattattaaaaaaataaaaagtgaataCCTTGACATATTCATTCCAGGCATTTTCATCTTCGACTGTAATCATGCATTTTGTGTCATCCCAATCAAACCCACTTTGACAGAGAATATCACTAACTATCCTATACCATCTTCGCCAAAGTTTGATGTGGTTTTTGACATCCTCTTCATTAAGCTGAACATTGAAGCGTGTAGACAAAATATCAGCTGGAACATTGTATGCCACTGTTTCCCGTACTCCATTTTGGCGGCCCAAACCTCTTTGATGTCTAAGTGTTTCAGCTAAAACACGCTCCATGTCCAAATTCCATGTGAAGTAACCTCTTCCATCCTCTTTTTTATCCCCAACATTGCTTTCTTCTATCTTTCTTTTTCCTCTTGTCTTGCGGCTCAAATTTCTTGGATTGATTAAACTAGAGTCCATTTCTTGAAATCAAGTAAGCACGCAAAATAACAATCTGATGCCAATAAGATAGAAACACAAATATATTAATAAGATAGTATTCGATAAGATATCAACCAAAACTAGCCGCAAAATCTATAAGACATTCATTGGCAATCAAAAGTAGCTACACAATCTATAAGAAATTTCTTGGCAATCAAAAGTAGTCACACGATAAGATATCAATCAAGAACTTCTAATCAACAGGACATTCGTTagcaaaaaaaacacaaattgAAAAGTACAACAAACTAACAAACTCCAAATAATAGGTCTGTTacatataaaaagaaaattaatctaAAATCTACAAGGCCTAAAAAATATTTCTTCTATCTTGATATTCAACAAACATTTTCATCGTCTTAGCATCACAAATGTTGTTCACTCTTCAGTCACTTGAAAAGTTGCAGCCTCATCTACACCATTAGTTGTTACTTTTTCCGTTTGATGGTTGATTAACTCTTCATCAATAATAAAGCTCCAAGTCTTGAGCCTCTAAAATTTGATATCTTTGTTTTTAATACTAGCCAAAGACCAAATCCAACAAGCAAATGAGCACTCGCAAAACAAATGAAATTAGAGTGTACTCTTGTAAGTAAAGTATAACTATAACTACCACCCTTTCCGGTTCTACTCTGCTTTTGGTTTTGGTTAAGGATAAAATACGCTTTTGACATTAACAATTATTGCAGTTCTGTAATGGTCCATAACAAGCATGGGAATCCATACATTTAACAAGTACCATATGAAGAGTACATATCAGCAatcaataatcaaattaaaacaacaaaaatacatcattctTATTCATACGTTGAGAATATATAACAATTTTGGAATTGAAAGCGAAGCGCCTAGAATCATATATTTAGGTCTACATCAAGACAGTATAGTATTATTCATAATCAAACAAATTCAGATTTCACTAGAAAAATAGATAAGAATTAGTAACGAGATTGAACACCAACATAACATCATATTAGCAACGATACAGATTTCAGAGAGGCATTGAGAAAATAGGATTTGAAGATCATAAGATGGAAAAGGGGTAAAGTAAAACATACCTGAAATGAAGATGAGTCCTAAAAGAGTGAAATCAAATTCGGTGAGAGAGACATTTCAGAGTGAGCGAGGAGTGGAGATAAGCGGACGGGGAGAGTGTGAACGGAGAGGAGAGCATGAGGGAACACGCTATGAGAGAAATGAGAGAGATGGAGTGAGGGGGAATTTTAAAATTCTGATTTGGTGTATCTCTGTATGTtttgaattaataataaaataataaaataatttcataaGAAAATGGGGTTACACTTCACtcgtcaaccaatcacgaccatgtatcctaataaatcatatttttatatttaaattattaagatATACTATATGACAATTCGTTATATTTTAATTAGATGACAATGTAAACTTACACTGTTAGTGCATCCCCCTTAAACTCTAATTTCATTACGTTCCGTTTTATCTATTCTATTTGTTTTACAATTTTCAAACATAACTTTTAATGCTTTTTGTAAATGGTACAAGTTTAGCTTTTACAATTCCATTTCGTTCCATTCTAAATTGTTTGAGTTAAAGAATCAAATTTAGGACATGTTTGTTTAGgtgtaaaaaataaattattttttgtatttttaaaaattattattattaaaatgctTTTCAAAATGGtacaagtttttttaattttgttttttttaaattgaaaaataatttttcttttgagAGGTAGACAAATAGGATTAGTTTAGAATACCCGACCATCCACAAATATCAAACAATTTTCACATACCCTTCAAATTTCTACATCATCGTTTGTAGTGTTATTAAATACCATTATAGATAGTAATGGTGATCTTTCTTATCAAGTGACTTCACACACTTGATGGAATTAAAAGAGTGTGTCGCACCATGGTCAATTAAAACAATGAGAGGATGACCATTTAAGTAACATGTACCAGTTATCAGGTTATTGTTACCATTCGTCTTTATGACATTCAAGGTGTAACTCGATCCATGTGGAACTTTGTTTTATAGGTGATATGtttttaacaaggacaacaatttttgatgatgacaactaatgtCTTATGATAAATCAAGCAAGAACTGTTAAGCGGATAAAGATGTAAACCTAATCATTAAAATTTTATGGACTTGACTATCCGATGACGACAATCAAATGGAATGTAACATAATGTCTCATCTCAAACTACTAAAAAAAGTGTCCACAAAAGAAAGcatatgaaaaagtttttaagTATTATGGTACCTCCTAATTTAATAGTGCGTTAACAAATTGTAAAGCATAAGGGTTTTATCCTAAAAGTGCATGGCTAaagcgcgcacacacacactaaaatctattttcaaactgttttttaccaaaaaaaaacatCTTGAAGTTGTGCCACATGAATTAGGAACTGTCAAAATTGTTAGAGGAAAATTTTTGACTTATATAATCGGTTAGCACTTTTTGTCTAATCAATTAGCTTAACTCAAAATTAAGGTCCAAACAATTAGCTTAACTTAATGATATGCAATGACTAgatatcttttcctttcttttttaaacttatagtcaattatattttaaacttctaattgATTGTGAATATTTGTCAAACGATTAGAtagtcataaaaaatatttatctgaAATTCTTTTTTGAGTCAACCTctaacctataaatagaggtctcttccCTCATTTCATTCATCCAAAATCGTGTTTTGACACTTtaaacactctctctctctctctctctctctctctctctctctctctctctctctctcctctctctctctctctctctctctctctctctctctctctctcgtctctctctctctctctctctctctctctctctctctctctctctctctctctctctctctctctctctctctctctctctctctctctctctctctctctctctctctctctctatatatatatatatatatatataaatatatatatttctctCTCTAAACTTTTCTTTAACTTTCTCTTACTAATATTTTAGCCTAAGTCTTTATGTGAGAAAAGTCCTTTTGTGAGTGcggaaaatttatattttttgaaatggTAGAATTGTTAATTCACTAAGGGAACATGTTGTATACATTTTGGTTGAATAATATCCATTTAAGGATTTATTTGGGTTAGAATCTAAATCCAttaaaagctttggtttgaatattgtgtgattcAGTCACCGTTTAAGTTCAAAAGTTTATCCCGTACAAAAGGTTTCATCAGGTTATTGGTTAGCCAGATATAAAACCAAGATTAGTTTCAAGCTCAACCCAGTATTAAAAGTATGGTAGGTTGGTTATCCtgtataaaatcaaggtttaaGGTTTCTGAACTAACCGCCTTGATTCACTATTTGGAAGAGAAGACTCAAACTGTCATATTTCGAGGTCTTATATTATTTGGTTGGAGGTCAACcatcatttccttgtataagaggAGTTCGTGAGTCtttcctactaaaagctctcaacGTTTATTAaaaactctcaagatcaattcttgAAGAAATGAGTAGATCCTTTTGTTAAAAATACCGACTACTATTTATTGAAAACACAAGAATTTTGTTTTGGATACTATGAAAGTGAACGGTGGATCGGTAGGTGTGGGTGGTGTGTGAGAATGATTTATATGAAAGGGAAGAGAGTATGGTAATTTTTTGAGGTCATTTgatgataaaataattaaaatgaaataaaaaatataaacatgttaaattaattaataggtaaaattattattttaaaattatttgacaAAGTTAACTTTGAGATTTTATTTTAGCGGTTTAGTGAAATAAATTCGTTAGTTAAATCAAGTAATaagtaatttaataaattaattatttttaattaaaaacacaataaatttaattttttaagaaaaaaattctagaatattttag from Vicia villosa cultivar HV-30 ecotype Madison, WI linkage group LG4, Vvil1.0, whole genome shotgun sequence encodes the following:
- the LOC131595547 gene encoding uncharacterized protein LOC131595547 encodes the protein MDSSLINPRNLSRKTRGKRKIEESNVGDKKEDGRGYFTWNLDMERVLAETLRHQRGLGRQNGVRETVAYNVPADILSTRFNVQLNEEDVKNHIKLWRRWYRIVSDILCQSGFDWDDTKCMITVEDENAWNEYVKSHEEAKRFRFMVILNWNDIVDICAEDRASGVQVEHAFDEDDVMSNEASVDEKGSTLYIDSEEPNSATKKKIQCTCANKDKDIEGMINSMRELAESLKDFVQVSRKKMEGIAQEVVQEVLNETKIIFNSDDTLRYKAINQLIDSPKKLTVLKALPLSEKKNYLLASMY